AAAACCCGACGTCGTCGGCTCGAGCGCGCTCTCGCAGGGCCGACTGCAGGCGCTTCCGTCCGGTCCCGTGTGCGGCGCGCGCGTCCTCGAGATCGACGTCGTAAACGGTCGGCGTCGCCCAGAAGAACGTGCGCGAACTGGCGGTGTCGACGACCAGCGACGCCAGCCCGAGCCGGCGCTGGAAGATCGACCGTCGCGTCGTGACGGTCTGGATGCGGTAGTACGGGATCACGGTCGTTCGCCGACGCCAGAATCCGCGTCGAATCACCAGATGGTCCTCCCCGACGTAGTAGCCGAGGTGGGTATACCGCAGGTGCGCCGCCGGCGGGACCGCCACGAAGACGACCGCGGCGAGGTACCAGCGCTCGAGCGGCGTCACCTGGGCGATAACGAACCCCGCGGCGACGATCACGGCCGCGATCAGCGAGTACCGGACGAGATACCGGCGGCGGGCCAGCGGCGGCGGGCTCTCGAACTTCGGCGTCTCGACGCCCGTGAGGGTCTCGGTGAACCGGTGGACGTGCGACGTGCGGGCCAGGGGGACGGCGGACTGGCTTCCGCCGCTGCTGTCCGGACCGTAGCCGGCAGTCTCGACCCACAGGCCGGCGTACTCGATCGCCCGCTGGATCGGGTTGTCGGTGACCGTCACCGACTGGACCTTCTCCACCGGAATCGAGCCGCTGTAGCGCTGGAGGAGTCCGCGCTCGTAGACGAAGTCGTCGCCGACGCGGCCGAGCCGGAAGTCGTAGTACGTGGCGAACGTGTAGGCGACGCTGACCAGGTAGGTGATGACGATCCCGTTGATCGCCGAGACGACGGTCAACACGCCGTAGCTCCGGGCGTCGCCGGTCGTGAGGTCTTCCGGTCCGCCGAACGGCTGGGAGAGGGCGACGAGCACCTCGAGGATCGTGTCCGTCGCGAGGAAGAATACGAAGCCGACCGCCGCGACTGCGGCGGGTCGCAGCGTCGTCAGCGAGTAGAGGAGCAGTTCCCTGGACTCGAGTTCGAACAGTTGCTTTCGCCGGGGTTCGCGCTGGCGACCGGACGAGGGGGCCGGTCGCGGTTCCGCGGACTGACGGTCGGTTTCGATCGGCGAGGGTCGCTCGTCTTCGTGCGACTCGGCTGGAGCCTTCCGGCTTCTCGTCGCGTCGGCGTCGGCTCCGGGCGCGCTCGACTCCGTCGGCGCTTCCGACTCCGCGTGCTCCGGCGGTGTGTCCGCTTCCGTCTGCTCCGTCGCGGGCGCATCGGAGCGACCGTTCACCCGGGCCGTCCGGCGCCGGATCTGGTGCTGTAATCTGTCGGCTTCGGACTTGCTGACGAAATTCAGGGCAGCCTCGCTGCTCCCGCCGCCGGCCGTCTCGACGGTGAGGACGGCGAGGCCGAGCACCCGCTGCAGGACGCCCTGCCGGACGTCGACGTTCTGGATCCGGCGGTACGGGATCTCCCGGGAGCGACGAGCGAACACGCCGGAGGCGACGTCGAACGTGTCCGGCGTGACCGCGTACGCGAACCGGTAGTAGTAGACGACGCCGTAGCCCGCGCCGAGGAGAAACCCGAGCAGCGCGACGAACGGCAACCAGGACATACTGGCGAAATCGAAAACGCCCGCGAGTCCGATGACGAGAAAGACCGGGACCCAGAGCCAGAGTAACCCGTACTGGACGGCGTACGTGATCGCGCTGAACGAATGGAGTCGGTTCATACGGCGTCGTCGGCCTCGCTCTCGACGGCCAGTTCGCGGAGCGTATCCTGCAGGTTCCGCGCCCGCGTCGGCGGCAGTCCGGGGATCCGGACGTCCGCGTTCCGCGAGCCGGCAGTGTAGACGACGACGCTCGAGAGGCCGAGCGCCCGTTCGACGGGGCCAAACTGCGTGTCGACGTGCTGGACGCGGACGAACGGGACCGCCGTCTCGACGAACGTGATGACGCCGCGCTCGAGGTAGAGCGCGTCCGACTGGAGTTCGAACTGCCAGACCTGGTAGAGCCGGATCGCGTAGGCGGCGCCGAGTGCGATCGCGACCGCGACCACGCCCACCAGTCCGGCCGTCGGG
This DNA window, taken from Natronococcus sp. CG52, encodes the following:
- a CDS encoding PH domain-containing protein, encoding MNRLHSFSAITYAVQYGLLWLWVPVFLVIGLAGVFDFASMSWLPFVALLGFLLGAGYGVVYYYRFAYAVTPDTFDVASGVFARRSREIPYRRIQNVDVRQGVLQRVLGLAVLTVETAGGGSSEAALNFVSKSEADRLQHQIRRRTARVNGRSDAPATEQTEADTPPEHAESEAPTESSAPGADADATRSRKAPAESHEDERPSPIETDRQSAEPRPAPSSGRQREPRRKQLFELESRELLLYSLTTLRPAAVAAVGFVFFLATDTILEVLVALSQPFGGPEDLTTGDARSYGVLTVVSAINGIVITYLVSVAYTFATYYDFRLGRVGDDFVYERGLLQRYSGSIPVEKVQSVTVTDNPIQRAIEYAGLWVETAGYGPDSSGGSQSAVPLARTSHVHRFTETLTGVETPKFESPPPLARRRYLVRYSLIAAVIVAAGFVIAQVTPLERWYLAAVVFVAVPPAAHLRYTHLGYYVGEDHLVIRRGFWRRRTTVIPYYRIQTVTTRRSIFQRRLGLASLVVDTASSRTFFWATPTVYDVDLEDARAAHGTGRKRLQSALRERARADDVGFSVDFT
- a CDS encoding PH domain-containing protein, which translates into the protein MESLHPRIRILWIAQAAIMAIVLGAVLGAVDRWITSVPTAGLVGVVAVAIALGAAYAIRLYQVWQFELQSDALYLERGVITFVETAVPFVRVQHVDTQFGPVERALGLSSVVVYTAGSRNADVRIPGLPPTRARNLQDTLRELAVESEADDAV